TCGGCGGAGGCATTGTGATCAGCGAGGGGGCTGCGCCCGCGATCATCAATTGCACGATCGCGCGCAACACAGCGGGCAACCTCGGCGGCGGCATTTCGACGCACGATTCAAATGTCATCATCGCCAATACCGTTGCGTGGGAGAACACGGCTGGGTGGGGTACGACGCAGGAGCAGCAGATCTTTGTCTTCACCTCTCCGCCCTCGGTGCGTTATTCGATTATCGAGGGCTGGAGTGGTGGTGGGATGGGAAATTTGTCTGCCAATCCGCAGTTCGTGGACGCGAACGGCGGAGATTTTTCCCTGTTGCTCAGTTCGCCAGCCATCGATGCGGGATCGAACCCGGATCTGCCGGCACTGTTTGCGGTGCTCGATCTTGCGGGCCAGCCGAGGAAGGTTGATGTTGCGAGCGTTGCGAATACGGGGGTCGGGCCTGGGCCGATTGTTGACATCGGGGCGTTTGAACACCAGCCTGTAGCGTGTCCGGGGGACTGGAACGGGGACGGTGTGCTCGACTTTTTCGATGTGCAGGGATTTCTCGGGGCTTTTTCGAGCCGTGATCCGCGTGCCGATCTGAACAACGATGGGTTGTTCAATTTCTTTGACGTGCAGATGTTCCTGCAGGCGTTCAGTGCGGGGTGCCCGTAGCCGGTGGGTTGCCGGTGTGATGAGCGGCTCGAACAGTTCTCGAATGGGCGCGGCTGGATTCGAACCAGCGAAGGCATTGCCAGCAGATTTACAGTCTGCCCCCTTTGGCCACTTGGGTACACGCCCGTTTCCCGCGCGTCGGCGCGCGGGCCGAACAATACGCCTGGCTGGCCCCGGCGACAACTCGGTCGACTTCTGGTGCTTTTACTGATCGCGATCGGGCGGGAGGCGCTGCAGCTTGCTGATTCGCCCCGAGGCGTTCCAGTCCTGAACATACACATTGCCTGCGGAGTCGAAGTTCATGCTGTGCGGGGCGGTGAACACACCGGGTTGCCATGCCTCGGGCGGCACGCCGTGGTTGGCCCATTGCCCGCGGTCGGGGTTGTCGCCCAGAGTGCTGACGATCTTGAAGTCCTTGTCCATGAGCACGACGCGGCCTTCGAGTTCGGCCACGCCCATCAGCCCGCCCCAGAATGCGATGGCGCACGGACGACGCAGGTCGGTCGCCACGACATCGACAAACGCGCCGTCGAGAGTGAAACGCTGGAGCCTGCGTCCTTCGCGGTCGCAGACGATGAGCATGGGTGTGTCGCTGCGCGTGTCGATGCCCAGTCCGTGACAGGTCTGAAACTGCCCGGGTTCCTTGCCGGGGCCGCCGAAACTACGAAGGTAGTTTCGATCCTTGTCGAACTGATGGATCCAGTTTCGGCCATAGCCGTCGGCGACGTAGATATCGCCGCCAGGGGCGACTGCGACTGAGGTCGGGTTGTAGGCTCCGGGGTTGTCGTCGTACTTGCCCGACTCGGCCGGCACGCCCAGCCGCCAGACGACCTCGCCGGCGAGCGTGAACTTGACGACGGCATCACCCGCCAGATGCACCGCGTAGAGAAACTCGACCGCTTCTTCGCCGCTGCCTTCGAGCACGATCACCATGTGGTGAATGCCGACGAACTCGTGGCCGAAGGTGCGCACGAGTGTGCCGTCGGGCGCGAAGACCATGATGCTGCGTGCGGTATCGGTGTTCGTGTAGACAAACCCCGACTTGTCGACGACCAGCCCGCCATGCGTGTTGCCCATCGGGCCTTCAAATGGCAATTTGCACCAATCGGGGACAGATTCGTAGCGATGGTCACCGTGGCCGAGCGTGACCGCATGCGTCAGCGCAAGCCCATCGATCGGAGCGGGGGCTGCATGCGACCAGTGCTCGGCATGAAGGAAGTGCCCGGATTCGCCGCTGGCCTCGGGGGGATGAGCGAACGACCCTGCCGACCCCGCTGACCACACCGCCAGAACTGCCACACACGCCACATACCGCATCGGAATTCCTTTCACTTCGAGTAGCATGACATGGTAGCAGAATGCGCAGGGAGGCAAATCGTGAGCCAGAGAGGCGTGGGCTTGCTTTCCACCATGGCGGGGGTGAGATTTTGTGCTCGCGTTGCTTCTCACTCCGCAAGGTAACTGCTCAGAAAGATCGCCAGATCCGCTTCGGTGTGCTGGCCGTCGAGATCAAGGTCAGCCGTCACGTCCCCCTGGCCGTAGGCGATGAGAAAGTCGATGGGGTCGAGCGTGTCGATGTTCTCATCGCCGTTGAAGTTTGCGGGCATGCAGAGGATCATCGCATATTTCACCGCCTCGCGCGCATTGACCAGGCCATAACCTGTCCACTTGTCATATCCCGTCGGCCCGATGTCAGTCGCAGTTGCTTCCAGAATGCACTTCACATCTTCAAAAGAAAGGCCCGGATTCACCTTCAGCATCAACGCCACAATACCCGCAACCTGCGGCGAAGCCCACGACGTGCCAGCGGAAAATGAGTTCAGAAACCCATACTCAGCACCCTGCTCCGTCACTTCGTCATATGCAAACGTCGTCACAATATCCTCAATCGGCGCGACAACGCTCAGGACAGGAACATGATCTGTGTCGTCATAATCAGGAAAGATACTTGCTCTGCACGAACCCAGCGCCGACCGCAGCGGATTAATGCGCGAATGACAATGCCATCCCTGCCCAGTCCGGCACGCACCGCCGACAGTGATCGTTTTAGGATGCCACCCGAGCGGGTGATTCGTAGTCGTGCCGCCAGTCCCGGCTGTGCATGCCGGTTCGTCGGGGTAGTCATCAGTCCAGCAGGGATCTTGCGGCGTCGACGCACTGTTGCCGGTGATGGCAATGATAATACAGCCGCGTTCGTAGGCTTGGTCGATGGCGATGTTGAGTGGGTTTGTTTGAATGCAGAACTCGGATGAGCCATACCCATCGATACTTTCAAGAGCCGTGCAGATGACCCGCGCACGAACCGGGCCCCATGTGGCTGGAGTGCATTCCAGGTCTCCGGGACTCCAGCCCGCAGCGTAACGAATGGCAGTGGCGAGAGACGCTGCCGTGTGCATGCAGCCTCGACAGGGATCAAGCAACCGCGGAGTCACCCTGATTATCAGCAAGCTGCAATCCCAGCACACGCCAGCAATACCGGTCTCATTGTGGGTTAACGCACCAATAAGGCCTGCCAAAATTGTGCCGTGTGGTGTTCCACCTCCAACCCAAAGTAGATCTTCGACATCTGTCGGGCCACCTTCTGGATCAGGAGGATCAAAGACACTTGGGTCGCAAGGACATGCTATTGGATGCAAATCGGAACTGCCATACACGATCGTCGCGCTTGCCGGATGAATCTTGCCCTCAAACTCCGGGTGGTTCATGTCGATCCCGGAATCGATGATTGCAATCGTCGTGTTCGGATCGTTGTGATCGATCGCGTATGGATAATCGAGCGTGTTATACCCGACCAGCGTCCACGCATACGTCACCTTGGTCGAGTGCAGCCAGAGTGCTGTCCATGCGGGGCAAGCGTTGACGATTGGAACAGTGGGTCATTGACCAGCAATGTCGGCTCGATGTTTCCGAACCCGCCACCCAACTGACCGAACGCCCCCCCCCACAGGCAGCAAAATCCAGCCGAACAAGATCGCAGCCACACCGATCAACCGATGAAAACGTGCCATAAAATCCTCCAATTCAGGTTGACGACACAGGGCGGACGCATCATACTGAATAGATACGGAACACGCAATTGGAATTCGGACCAACCGTACAAGAATTCTCACGTTTCGGAGATTTCAGCCATGGTGAGACCCGTCATCATCCTCGCAGCATTTCTCATCACCATGCTCCCGTCGCTTGCTTTCGCTCAGGATCGCCAGTTCCGCGCGTGGTTCGAAGCCCCCGAAACTGTTTTGGCTGGAGATACATTCCAAGTCTGGATGTGGGCGACCTATGAAGTGAACGGTATACCTGAGACTGTTGGAAACATGGATTCCGCATTGGGTAGCATCGAGGTATCCGGTGATCTTGTCGCCTTTGCCAACGTCTCGCAACTTCTCCAGGGCTTGTTTTATTTTTTCGAGCGGGGTACACCGGACGGACCGTGGCTGCGCGACTTTGCGATAGGACAGCCGCAGGTCCCAGGTGCCATCATCGACGAGCGCAATCCACTCCCGATTCTGATGTTCGAGATTGAGACAACGCCCGACACAACCGGCCTGCTGCATGTGAACTTGCGACCTTATGCTGAATATCTCACTGCTATCTTGTATTGGCGGGATCCAGATCTTAGCTCTGAGAATTGGCCGAACACGTTGGATCCAGGCATCTCGCTCTCGACTTCTTCTGCCACCATCCGCATCATCCCCGCGCCAGCCTCCGTAATCATGCTCGCCTTCGGCTCCGCCCTTACGCGCCGCAGGCGGTGAATCGCCTCCCCGAATCATCAAGCAGAGAACCGTAGTCGCATGCCCACAATCTTGTGGGAGCCCGGTTGAGAGCCGCACGGAGCGCGGCTCAGCGTTCATACAACGTTCCGAACTCGGCACTCCGCCCGTGTGCTGTCACGCGCATCCAGGCTTCGTCAAAGCGGGCGGAGAGACTGGCGAGCGTCTGTTCGTCGCCACTGGCTGCCAGCACGCAGGCTGCGCTTGCCAGTGCGTCGGCCAGGGTGCCGCTGCGGGCGATGACGGTCGTGGCTGCATTGTGCGTCAGTGCGTGGCCGTCGCGCGGGTCGATGATGTGTGAGAAGCGCTCGCCGGCGATGATGACGAACTGCTCGCGATCGCCCGAGGTTGCAACCGCTGCATGGGCCACTATCAACTCAATCGCGTCTGTGGACCCGGCTTCGACTCGCACCCGCCAGCCCGCTTCGCCCGGCGGCGGATGGCTGACCGTGATATCGCCCCCCAGGTCGATCAGTGCCGAAGCGATGCCGAGTTCTGCCAGCGTGCGGAGGGCTTCGTCGGCGGCGAAGCCCTTGCCGATGCCGCCCAGATCGAGCGACATTCCGGCGGCGGCCAGCCGTACGCGGCGCGTGGCAACGTCCACTTCCATGAGTTCGTGGCCGGTGACCTGCCGGGCGGCTTCGAGTTCGTTGGCGTCGGGTATTTCCCCGCTTTGTCTGGCAGCTCGCCACAGGCGCACGGTCGGCCCGACGGTGGGATCGAACGCGCCGCTGCTCAGATCCGCCAGGTCTTTGGCCCACCACAGCACGGTGCACAGGTCGTCGCTGACTTCGTGCCAGACGCCAGCCTCGCGTGAGCACAGGAGCATGAGTTCGCTGTCTTTGCGGTAGTCGCTCATGACGGCGTCGAGGTGGTTGAGTCGGGCATACACCGCACGCTCGGCCTGGCGGGCGGCGGCTTCGTCCTGAGCAAAAAACACGACCCGTGCTGCAACGCCCATGACGATTCGTGTACACTCGTAGCGGGCAAGGGGGGTTTGACCGCTTGCCGACGCGACCCACGCAAGGAGCACCATGCCGCTCGTCAGCACGTTCATCCATGGCCTGTGCATGACACTTGTGCCCATTGCACTGAGTGTATCAGGCTGTTCGGAGTCACCGACCTCGAACGCTGCTCATGCGCAGCATCGCGCTGAGTCGATTTCATCGCCCAGCCCCCCGCCCGACGAAACGCCGCCGGGCCACCAGCCGCCGCCGATCGATCGCCCCGTGATCGATCAGCCTTCGATCATGCCTTCGCCTGATGATGCGCATGCTCAGTCGCGCCGCTTGCGCACGGTTCCGGGCACGGCGCTTGAGTTCACGATGGTGAAGATTCCGGCGGGCGTGGTGTCGCTGCCTGGGCCTGATGGCGCGGCGATCGATGTGAAGGTCGGGCCTTTCTGGGCGATGACGACCGAACTGACATGGGATCTGTATGACGTGTTCGTGTTCAATCTTGACGAGCAGGGCACGCAGGCCGACGCGGTCAGCAGGCCCAGCCGCCCATACATTCCGCCCGATCGTGGTTTCGGGCACGCGGGGTACCCGGCGATCAGCATGACGACGCGCGGGGCTGAGGGGTTCTGCCAATGGCTCAGCGCCAAGACGGGGCGGACGTATCGCCTGCCGACGATGGCCGAGTGGAAGCACATGGCGCTGGCGGGGGCGGCGGGGCCGTACTCATTTGCCGATGCGGCGACGATCGACGACCACGCCTGGACCGCGCGCAACACCGACGAAGCCACGCGCCCTGTCGGACAGAAACTTCCCAATGCGTTTGGCCTGTATGACATGCACGGGAACGTCATGGAATGGGTCCGCACGCTCGATGGCAAGGGCTTTCGGGCGGCGGGGGGGTCGTATCGCGACGAGCCTGCAGAGTCCACCGCCGATTCGTTTGCCGAGCAGGACTGGGAATGGAACATGACCGACCCGCAGATCCCCAAGAGCACGTGGTGGCTTTCGGACGCCAGCTGGGTGGGGATGCGGATCATCTGCGACGATGAAACCGTCGGCGAAACATCGCAACCTCCTGCTGCCACACACAACCCTGCGCAAGGACATGAACCATGAGTGAGCCTCTGAGTCGTCGCGACTTTGTCGCTGGTGTTGCGGTCGGAGTTGCCGCGGTCGGGGCTGCGACAGCGCTCGGATCAGTTCCTCGCGCCCGCGTGCAGGAGGTCGATCCGGCGCCGCGCCCGCGCCGGGTGCGCAAGGCGCTCAAGCTCGGGA
This region of Phycisphaeraceae bacterium genomic DNA includes:
- a CDS encoding S8 family serine peptidase codes for the protein MTYAWTLVGYNTLDYPYAIDHNDPNTTIAIIDSGIDMNHPEFEGKIHPASATIVYGSSDLHPIACPCDPSVFDPPDPEGGPTDVEDLLWVGGGTPHGTILAGLIGALTHNETGIAGVCWDCSLLIIRVTPRLLDPCRGCMHTAASLATAIRYAAGWSPGDLECTPATWGPVRARVICTALESIDGYGSSEFCIQTNPLNIAIDQAYERGCIIIAITGNSASTPQDPCWTDDYPDEPACTAGTGGTTTNHPLGWHPKTITVGGACRTGQGWHCHSRINPLRSALGSCRASIFPDYDDTDHVPVLSVVAPIEDIVTTFAYDEVTEQGAEYGFLNSFSAGTSWASPQVAGIVALMLKVNPGLSFEDVKCILEATATDIGPTGYDKWTGYGLVNAREAVKYAMILCMPANFNGDENIDTLDPIDFLIAYGQGDVTADLDLDGQHTEADLAIFLSSYLAE
- a CDS encoding FAD:protein FMN transferase codes for the protein MHRPWMNVLTSGMVLLAWVASASGQTPLARYECTRIVMGVAARVVFFAQDEAAARQAERAVYARLNHLDAVMSDYRKDSELMLLCSREAGVWHEVSDDLCTVLWWAKDLADLSSGAFDPTVGPTVRLWRAARQSGEIPDANELEAARQVTGHELMEVDVATRRVRLAAAGMSLDLGGIGKGFAADEALRTLAELGIASALIDLGGDITVSHPPPGEAGWRVRVEAGSTDAIELIVAHAAVATSGDREQFVIIAGERFSHIIDPRDGHALTHNAATTVIARSGTLADALASAACVLAASGDEQTLASLSARFDEAWMRVTAHGRSAEFGTLYER
- a CDS encoding SUMF1/EgtB/PvdO family nonheme iron enzyme; protein product: MIDQPSIMPSPDDAHAQSRRLRTVPGTALEFTMVKIPAGVVSLPGPDGAAIDVKVGPFWAMTTELTWDLYDVFVFNLDEQGTQADAVSRPSRPYIPPDRGFGHAGYPAISMTTRGAEGFCQWLSAKTGRTYRLPTMAEWKHMALAGAAGPYSFADAATIDDHAWTARNTDEATRPVGQKLPNAFGLYDMHGNVMEWVRTLDGKGFRAAGGSYRDEPAESTADSFAEQDWEWNMTDPQIPKSTWWLSDASWVGMRIICDDETVGETSQPPAATHNPAQGHEP